One Mus musculus strain C57BL/6J chromosome 2, GRCm38.p6 C57BL/6J genomic window, ATGTGTAGAGCTAACTTTTCACTGTCTGTCTTTCCCCTCTGAGGCTTCTTGCTCATCTCAGGGCCCAACTAGACCCAACTGACTCCTCACTCCTTCCTGCCCTCCAGGACCATTGGTGACCGCATGGGGGAGGCCAAGGCTAGTGGGAACCTGGGCAACACACTCAAGGTCCTAGGCCGATTCGATGAGGCAATCGTCTGCTGCCAACGACACTTGGACATTGCCCAGGAGCAGGGGGACAAGGTAAGTGGTCGGACCCTTGGGTCCTCTACCCTTTCCATCCCTGCTGGGGCTCTTACCCTCAAACGTTATTAGGCCCAGCCACCTCTGCCACCCAGctggcagaggagagagagggagagggtagaACTGGATCTGCCCTTCCTCGGGACTCAGCAGGCCATGGGACTAGAACACAGCTCCTGCAATCACACCTTGGTGTGAGTTCCCGGGGGGCTGTCGAGCCTCTACCTCACTGCTGCCCACAGGTTGGGGAGGCGAGAGCACTCTACAACATTGGAAATGTGTACCACGCCAAGGGCAAACAGCTTTCCTGGAATGCTGCACAGGACCCCGGGCACCTGCCACCTGATGTCCGCGAGACACTGCACAGGGCCTCTGAGTtttatgagtgagtgagtgtggtgGGCTGGCACCACAGGGTGAGGGCTGATGGGGCTAGGCTTATCTGAATGCCCCTGCGTTCCATAAATACTTCTTGAGCCAGTGTGTGCCTGGTAAGGGGCTGGGCAGGATTCCCAGACACAAAACACCCTCACATATAGATAGCCCTACTGCTCTGTGGGCACTTCTCCTCACACACACCTCTTATGCATGGTAGGCTTTGACCAATCTTCCAGCCCCAAGGCTCCAGTGTCATTTGAGGCAAGGATCCCATTCCCTCCACATGCTCCTGGGAGAGCCACTCAGTACTGTCCAGCTTCAGGAGGAAGCTATGTAGCCACTTCCTGGTGCTAGGAAGGACATAGCTCTCAAAGATTTGGCCCCCTAGGAGGAACCTGTCTTTGGTGAAGGAACTAGGCGACCGGGCGGCCCAGGGCAGGGCCTATGGCAACCTGGGTAACACCCACTACCTACTGGGAAACTTCACGGAGGCCACAACCTTCCACAAAGAGGTGAGTGAGCTGGGCCTGGGTACCGGGGCGGGGATGCTGCAGTAGGAAGGCTTCAGGTTCCCCTCACAGTCCTCAACGGCATGGGGCTGGAACATCACTGAGCCCCTTGCTCCTGTTGTATTTCGTCCTGTGGTCCTAGTCTACTCCCCTGGACACTTAGACATTAAGCTAGCACCTTGGGTGGAGAGGCATCCCTCCCTGACTGTGTTCCTAGGGGTTGCAGGGCTATGTGATGACCTCGGGGTTTGGATCTATCTGCAGCGCCTGGCCATCGCCAAGGAGTTTGGGGACAAGGCAGCTGAGCGGAGGGCCTACAGCAACCTGGGCAATGCTCACATCTTCTTGGGGCGCTTTGATGTGGCTGCTGAACATTACAAGTGAGCAGGGAAGACAGTCCTGGGGTATACTGAGCACCATGCTACAGAGATGCCACTCCCATGGTGCAGTCCCAGGAGCCAAAAAGGCTGATGCATGAAGCTCCTGGGTGTCCCTGACCTGTGTCACAGTTCTTAGTCAGCTGCTTCCTGGGTAGAGGGGTGGCCACTAGATGGAGCAGGTACTTCATGCTCATCTCAGTTCTGAGATACAGACACTGAATCCCTGTAAATATCATCTGCTCAGAGCTGTTAGTGATATTAGCCAGTGTCACAATTAGCTAACTCCTTAGCCAACGGGAACCCATGCACCCACACGCATCTGGTGCTGTGAGTTGAGTGCAGTGGCCATTTCAAGATGAACATTCCTGATGTAGAAGAGACATTGCCACTCCCCTCAGGGACTGACTCTCCCATTCTGCACAGGAAGACGCTGCAGCTGTCTCGGCAGCTCCGGGACCAGGCAGTGGAGGCTCAGGCTTGCTACAGCCTGGGCAACACCTACACACTGCTACAGGACTACGAGCGTGCTGCTGAGTACCACCTGCGGCACCTAGTCATTGCCCAGGAGCTGGCTGATAGGTTTGTGAAAACAAGGTCTTggctgggcctggcttacagtgaCAGCCTGGGTTTGAGTGCACGCTCCCCTGCGGGCCACAGCATGCATGCTGGGAGCGACCTCCCACATAGGCCCTCAGCCAATCCCTCAGTGGGAAACAGTGTAAGCAAATAGGTAGGTCCAAGGCTTGTAGGGGCCCGTGACTTCCCAGCTCTGGAATAGCCTTCTGTGCAGATCTGGATGTAGCAGGGTTTCAGAGCCACAGACCTGGGGGCAGCTATAACAGGAGGTATCCTCGAAGAGCTGCCCTGTCCCCAGGGCTTCTGTGGGAGGGACAGATAATGGAAGTGTCCTGGAACTAGGTAGAGATAGTGGGAATAGCGACAGAAACAGCGAACTATCCCTGAATGCATGGTTCACTTTGGACCTGGGTAAGGGAGCATGGAGCAGGCTACAGGGAGGCACTTGCTGGCCACTAGGGGGCGAACCAGGCCTTGCGCAACAGTATACAAGTGCTGGGCTCTGCAGGCCCAACTGGCCCCAGGGTAAGCTGGTAACACGCTTAGGTTTATCTCCCTCAAGGGGGTGGACCAGTGAGCACTGTGGCCAGGGCCAACGAGCTCCTTTGGCTGAGGAAACCCTGTGCTGATGGTACATTGTGTACCAGGGTTGTGGGAGGATCGGGGACTTGGGGCAGTAGGCAGACCTGGGAGGCAGGTGTGATTGTCTAACTTTCCACAGGGTGGGAGAGGGCCGAGCATGCTGGAGCCTGGGGAACGCCTATGTGTCCATGGGGAGCCCTGCACAGGCCTTGACCTTTGCCAAGAAACATCTGCAGATCTCCCAGGAGGTGAGCCGGGCCTACTCCCCTAGGTCTCTACTGGTGCCTCGGCAGCACATTGTCTCCTTTCGTGTGCTTGTTCCCAACCACCCTTTCTGAACACTGGATCCCTAAGAGGACAGTTCCCACTTGTGTGTACCAGGGCCAGTGGGTCAATGGGGGGAGCAAGGATCTGTTTTCCACTTAGAATGCTGGTGTCCCCTGTGTGGATTCCATTCTCCAATCCCTAGGGAACTGGGCCGTGTAAGGTATCGGGGATGCTGGGAGTAACCTCTTGGAGGTGGACCAGGGAGACAGGTTCTATTGCCCAGGAATACCCTGTGATACCTCTCTAGGAAGCTGAGTGGTCCCTTCTCTATGTTCAGTCCCCTCCTACTGCGGACAGTGCAGGGACATCCGAGAGAAACCTAGTCCTCCTAACTAAGGGTGGATCTCAAGCCCCTACAGCATCAAAAGGAACTTCTCACAAGAACAGGATGGTCCAGAGCAGAGGAGACTCTGTCTGAAGACTCCTTCGCATGGTGTTAGCCTCACTTCCCCATGAGTGCAAACAGAGGTCTCCAAAAACTTCTGAGCTTCATGGTTCCCTGTGTTCTTCATGTTGGGTTTGTACTCAAGAGGATCCCCTGATGGAGCCTCAGTATTGGAACCTGAGGCTTGTGGGCCCTAGGAGAAGACAGTTCCCTATGGTTGAGACAGGCTCACTCCACGAGAAGGCCAAGCTGACCACTCACAGGAGGTTTCCCAAGACCCTAAGCATTCTGGGATGGACTAGAGGCTGTCCAGAACACCTAGGAATACACTCAGAGTCAAGTTCTGGTAGAGAAGGACTGGCTCGCTCAGAAAGCCAAGGGTCTGAGGTCAGCCCAGGCTGTCCAGCAGGCCAAGGATGGTGTGCAAGAGCCCTGTCACTAACACTCAGAGATCACAGTCCCAAGTCTGACCTGCCGCCTGTCTCCCCACCCCTGCTTGCTTCAGATTGGAGACCGAAACGGAGAACTGACAGCCCGCATGAATATTGCCCACCTGCAGCTGGCCCTGGGCCGGCTGACTAGCCCAGCAGCAGCGGAGAAGCCAGATCTGGCTGGCTATGAGGCACAAGGTGAGCAGTGGTTCGGGGGCTGAAATGTGCTTCCTCATGTCTCTAGTCTCAGCATGAGGTACAGTAGTCAGGGCAGCTCTGAACAGGGATGTAGCAAGAGAAActcgggggtgggggagacagttCAGGACACAGAGTAGGTCTCCCAGAAAGGAAGCCATTAACAGCTACTGAGTAAGAGAAGAGGCTATACCCGATCTGGGCACCTACTCGTCCTTGATTTGGGTCCAGGAGAGACCACACCACTCACTGCCCAGGAAGGCTCATAGTGGGAGTAGAGAGTCAGGCGGACACAGAACTGCATTGCAGTGTGATGTGAGGAGAGCCAGGGTGTCCAGAGTTCTGGGGCACAGATGGACTCCACTGGGGCATACCAGGGATCAGGGGTATTTTagttattgttctattgctgtgaagagacaccatgaccaaggcaactcttacgaaaaaagcatttaattgggagcttaGTAACAGTTTCAGTGGTTTGGCCTGTAATCATTACGGTGGGGAGTGTGGTgacaggcaagcaggcatggtactgggAAAGCACCTAAGAGTGCACATCTGATCCAAAAGTTACAGGAAGGAGGCGGGGGAAAgggcttggcatgggcttttgaaacctcactctcagtgccacacctcctccaacaaggccacacctcctccaacaaggccacacctcctccaacaagaccacgcctctttttttttcttccacattttgtgttcattttaatgataaaaaggggcacaggagaaaaaaaacctgatattTCACTTCTATTACATAACAAACTAACCAAACTGGACATGGGGGATGAATTATAAAACATCATTTTACGTATTTTTCTATGACTATTCTTTAATTAGACTTGTGTATTTCAAATAAGGTTGAGGTATAGTATACTGGCAAAAATATAAGAGGCAAATAAGAATAGTGccaaagagctgggcagtggtggcacatgccttaatcccagcacttgggaggcagaggcagggggatttctgagttcgaggccagcctggtctacagagtgagttccaggacagccagggttacacagagaaaccctgtctcgaaaaaccaaaaaaaaaaaaaaaaaaaaaaaaaaaaagaatagtgccAAAGTAACAGGTACCCAAAATCGAAATCCATGTCAGAAAACATCATCTAGTAACCAATTATGGGATCAGAGCAGCAGGAGGAAGGTACTTCTATGTCATCATCATTTGAGTGGTATTTGTCAGCTTCACCATGGTAACTTTGTAGCATCATTCTCCATTTGTGAAGTAGTAAAATTCCTGtcaaaaaaggaagggagggcaggGAGCCAGTCAGTTCATTCCAATAAATTACCTCGCCAGTTCTTATAAACATGCCTGTCAGCACAAAATTAGGAACTAATATAGAAGACTGGAAGAGACTTGGTTTaagttatgaagcaaataaaatgaaacaaacaaacaaacaagaaaatagaaCCAACAGGGTTGAAAAAGCCCCTCACTGAAAAATCCGTATTAAAAAAATagagttaataaaataaaaatagaaacaaaactctgCTAGTACAAACTAGCCTGAGTGGTTTGATTGACAGAGTGATTGGGTCAACTGTCATTGTACTTCATAAATGGGTTTTCCTCACTCATGTTAAGTGGCACATGGATGGAAGCAAGCTCTGTAAAGGACAAGGACTGCATTTTCATACAACCCAAATAGTTAACTGTAAGTCCTATAAAAAATAGTTTACTTTGATAACTGACTGAAATATGTGAGAACTCCATGTATCCAACCACATGGTTGTTTGCTGTATAGTCCTGtgcaaatataaaaaaattttttttttttgctataagaAAATTCCACTCTCTGGGATTCAGCCATTTCTATGAGGATCAttcttgttcaaaccaccacaaaaggCAACGGAAAGGTTGCCAGAATGATAGGTAGTAGCCTGGACCACCAATGGCAGAGGGCTGGTGGGTCCCTGAGAGAGCAAGACTCTTTGGTCTCCTAGAGCCCCTCCCTCCCATGATCCTAGTGGTACCACAGGGCAAGAAGACAAGAAAGGGCTTCTTCCtaagcagccagcagccagagtACCCGGCATCGTCATACTCTGTGGGCGGGGCCGCTGGGAGCCTGGAGGGAGCCAGTCAGGGACTGCCTAGAGTACTAATCAGGCAAAGGCACTTGAGTGACCTCATTCAGACTGCTGACTGTCCCTGTGCGGGTCAGACACGTGGTGAATAAAAGGACAGAATATTCCCCACAGAGCAAATATATTAATACGTACAAAGGAGGACTGCGTGGATGCAGGGTGTCCCACAGAGTTGGTTTCTTGGGGCCCATAAGGCCTTAAGAGGGAGGCGAAACCTCACGAGGGAGCCAGCTGCTCCCTGCCTATTGAGTTTGCCAGGAATGGAGCCCCAGCTCCTCATGAATGTTTTTTCCAGGAGCACCCACTGACTCCAGCCTCTCAGGCCATTCAGAAGGGATACTTGCTACCATGAGAGCCACTGGTTCCTTGAGCCTGGAATTTCTCAGTATGACCTGGCCTGGAAAATAAGGGTGGGGACAGAGGAGAGGAGCAAAGGCTTCTAGGACCCTCAGCTACCCCATGTGGCAAGAGCTACAGTGACTAATGGATGGGATAGGGTTGCGCAGTGTGAGCCTCTGGCTGCCAGGTTCCCATGGTAGATAGCGCTGTACAGAGCTCCTAGAACAGCCCTCAGCCCATGTACCCTGAGCAGGGCTGGCTGGCTTCTGGAAAGATTCCCACAGAGGCAGCCAGCTCCTTATCCTGACTCTTCCTCTAAgctaagcaaaaggcaggggtgggggtgggggggagtcacAAGTGAATGGCCAGGGACAAGGCAGCTCTGTCCTCCTCACATTGGCTCCTCTGCTCTGCCTTGCATGCCAGACCCTTCCCAGCTGGGGCCCCCAGAAGCCACCTCCCCACAGGGCTTCTTGCCGCCAACGGCTGGGCCCTGGACACTGGAGAATAGTCTATCCTCCAAGGAGGACATCAGAGAGGGCTCTGGTACCCCGAAGTTCTGGGATGCAGTTGCTGAAGGCAGGCCAGCACTCTGAGAGTCTGAGTGGTCCCGAGGGAGACTCCTACTCAGGTGAGCCGGGAATGCACAGGGTCAGAAAGCCAGGAGAGAACTGGACTGCGCCGAGGCAAGTGAGATGGGCTGGGCCTGCCTCCTGTAAACTGTCCAGGAGCTAAGTGGGTGCATACCCAGAGTCAGTCGGAGTGGTTCTGGTGCAGAGGACTAGGTGGGTACCCCAAAGGGCACGACCCAGAAGGGTTGGGGATGGATGGCCTCCTGGGACGAGGGAATTCACTCTTCCTGGGCTGGAGGGAAGTCACAGCCGGGGAGTGTTGGCATTCCGTTATTGAACTCAGTCTGGGACGGTATTTACATGTGGCTGTGGCCTGGGGGACTGCAGGACAAGACACTCATTGATGGCTTGAAAGAGTGGGAGTGGTTTGAGTGGGCAGTGGGGAGAGCCATGCATGAGGGCGTGGGCAGTGAGTGCTGGTGTGTATTTGGAGCATGTAGGTGTGATGGTGGCCTTGGGCTTGAGGCAAGACAAAggctcagttttgtttttttgttttttgtttgcttgtttgtttcctgatTTGATTGGTATAAACAAGGGGCTCTTGTGCAGGAAGCTAGAGCCTGACTCCCTGAGGCCTTACCTCCCCTTGGTGGTATATTCTCAGCCAACGAAGCAGAAGCCACTGTTCTAGTCAGTGGGGAACTACCCTGTCCTCTGCTTCCCCTGCCCAGTCTCTCTGGCTGTGTAGCTGTCTGAGATCCTTATATATAGCAAACGTGGCTATGCTGACCACAGAGTGTAGCAGTataggaagcaggcaggcagttTCTGTTTGTCCTTCTGCTGAACATGGCAAGGGAGAAGGGATGCTAGCCCTGGCTAGCCCTGCCAAACTTGATGGGCCTGGGCTAACACCCCCCTCCCAGTGACAAAGTATAAGCCCTCTGCTCTTGATGGTCTGTAGTCCCTCTCTTCCTTTGGGCTCAGTATTTCGATATCAGCCTAGGGCAGCTCACTGAGGTCCTGTGCCCTAGAGGCCTTTCTTTACTTCTGGGTCAGAGATATGCTTGCTGTGTTGTCTGAGGGGAAGTGTAGGCTGTGGGCTCTAGCCCTGGCCCTGTCTACCATTGTTCCCATACCTCAGTGTCCCATCCAGGAGGCAGGCCCACTAGTAGTGCTGAGGGTGACAGGCAGGCAAACGGCCTGAGTGCTGAGCCTGCTGTGCAGAAGTGTCTGTAGCAGTTGGGGCCGTGTGGAGGACCTGTGGACCTCCAGACCTAGTAGAGGGGGATTCCGTAGGTCTAACCAGGGGCTCACTGCATTTCTAGCATGGAGAAGGGACTAAAAGGACAGGTGAGGGACTGACACAGGAAGAACAGGGCCAGGTTCTTGATCTAGGTAGTTAAAACCACCAGTAAGAACCACCATGGATTGTGGATGCATTGGAAGGAGGACGGGACAAGGATCATCCATGGGTTTGGATACTCTCCCCTCAGACATAAAGGACAGGGGCTTCCACAAGACAGTGACTGTCCACCTTAGATGGATAGGCATactggagaagtttctagacctTGTACTGTAGGCGGGATGGGCAGGAAGCTGAAGGAGGGGTCAGGATCTGAGGCCTCAGTGGACGTGGCTCAGCCAAGGAGGTATGGCCATTTGCACTGGCCTGACCTGACTTTTTTGACTCTAGACAGAGGATTGATTCATTTTGCTGGGCTCTGCGGGCCTCCTGCCCTGCCTGTGCACAAGGAGGTGCCCTCCCTGAGCCAGCTTGTAGGCTGTGATTCAGAAAGACTGTTTGGGCCCTCTCTGCTCTCCAGAGGATGCATCCTGGGAGGTCTGTTAGTGCATGTCAGAGACCAGGAAGATGGCCCCACGCTCTGTGTgtcttcattatttcttccttagAGTTGTCTTCTAAGCTGGGCATTAAGTGGCCTATGGCCCATGGCTGCTGCAGCTGCATCTGGGACTGACTGGCTATGGGGAGCCTGTGTTGAGGGCAGGAGTGACAGCAGGCAGGGCCCTTCTGGGTGTGTCCTCCCTGTCGGGTCCCTCTGTAGTCCCTGGATGCAGTCTTTACATccctctgggtggcctttcccaATGGGATGTTGTATTTCTGAACCACTTGAGGGCAGACACAAGTCTGTCTCCCTCAAAAGTCCCAGCTTGGACGGGGGTGGAGTCAGACATGCCCTTCTGATGGCTTTTCCTGTCTCACTGGGTATTTTATGCTCTGTATTACTTTCACTCAGGGCTGGTCTAATGCCATCAGGCTATAAAGGCCTGTGGGACCCTTCAGGAGGCCTGGGCTTGCCTGGTACTAATACATTCCTCTCCGcaactttgatttttttgagaaggtagcttcaaactcactacgtagccaaggctgaccttgaatttgctaCTCATGAGTGCAGTGCTGGCCAGTTTGTCCTGTAAGGCAACAATGGTTAAGTCAGGGTATTAGCCAGTTCCCCGCTGAGCATGGTGGACATTGCAGATATGATGGTAACCAGTACCTGTCCGCCACTGGGGGTGTTCACTCACTAGGGGGTGAGCCCTGTAGGGCAGTGCCAGGATCGATCCAGTGTTTGCCAGCACTAGGCTGTCTTTCCTCAGTGCACTTCCTTGCCCCA contains:
- the Gpsm1 gene encoding G-protein-signaling modulator 1 isoform 6 (isoform 6 is encoded by transcript variant 6); its protein translation is MEASCLELALEGERLCKAGDFKAGVAFFEAAVQVGTEDLKTLSAIYSQLGNAYFYLKEYARALQFHKHDLLLARTIGDRMGEAKASGNLGNTLKVLGRFDEAIVCCQRHLDIAQEQGDKVGEARALYNIGNVYHAKGKQLSWNAAQDPGHLPPDVRETLHRASEFYERNLSLVKELGDRAAQGRAYGNLGNTHYLLGNFTEATTFHKERLAIAKEFGDKAAERRAYSNLGNAHIFLGRFDVAAEHYKKTLQLSRQLRDQAVEAQACYSLGNTYTLLQDYERAAEYHLRHLVIAQELADRVGEGRACWSLGNAYVSMGSPAQALTFAKKHLQISQEIGDRNGELTARMNIAHLQLALGRLTSPAAAEKPDLAGYEAQGARPKRTQRLSAETWDLLRLPLDRGIPRAPSSDEECFFDLLSKFQSSRMDDQRCPLEEGQAGAAEATAAPSVEDRAAQSSVTASPQTEEFFDLIASSQSRRLDDQRASVGSLPGLRITLNNVGHLRGDGDAQEPGDEFFNMLIKYQSSRIDDQRCPPPDVLPRGPTMPDEDFFSLIQRVQAKRMDEQRVDLAGSPEQEASGLPDPQQQCPPGAS
- the Gpsm1 gene encoding G-protein-signaling modulator 1 isoform 5 (isoform 5 is encoded by transcript variant 5), which produces MRQSSAANDTWTLPRSRGTRLGRREHSTTLEMCTTPRANSFPGMLHRTPGTCHLMSARHCTGPLSFMSERNLSLVKELGDRAAQGRAYGNLGNTHYLLGNFTEATTFHKERLAIAKEFGDKAAERRAYSNLGNAHIFLGRFDVAAEHYKKTLQLSRQLRDQAVEAQACYSLGNTYTLLQDYERAAEYHLRHLVIAQELADRVGEGRACWSLGNAYVSMGSPAQALTFAKKHLQISQEIGDRNGELTARMNIAHLQLALGRLTSPAAAEKPDLAGYEAQGARPKRTQRLSAETWDLLRLPLDREQNGETHHTGDWRGPGRDSLPLPMRSRKYQEGPDAIERRPREGSHSPLDSADVRVQVPRTGIPRAPSSDEECFFDLLSKFQSSRMDDQRCPLEEGQAGAAEATAAPSVEDRAAQSSVTASPQTEEFFDLIASSQSRRLDDQRASVGSLPGLRITLNNVGHLRGDGDAQEPGDEFFNMLIKYQSSRIDDQRCPPPDVLPRGPTMPDEDFFSLIQRVQAKRMDEQRVDLAGSPEQEASGLPDPQQQCPPGAS